The sequence below is a genomic window from Anopheles cruzii chromosome 3, idAnoCruzAS_RS32_06, whole genome shotgun sequence.
TACCTACGGTCCATACGACAACGTTGTCGGTAGGTTCCGAGCACGTCCGACCCCCTTTCCTTTCGATGGCGCTAAtctgtgtttgtctgttttGCAGCGTTCTCCCAAGAACCGATGACGGTTCACTTTGAAAACTTCACCCCGTTTCTGACCGTCACACGGCTCGAGCGGACGATCGAGGTTTCGCACTGGGGCAACATCGCCGTGGAGGAAACGATCGACATCCTGCACTCGGGCGCTACGCTGAAGGGTGCGTTCTCGCGCTACGACTACCAGAAGGACACGCGGTCCAATCAGCCCAGCGTCAAGTCGTACAAAACGCTGCTGCCCGCCTCGGCCTCCGGGGTCTACTATCGGGACACGAACGGTAACATCTCCACGTCGGCCCTGCGCACGCTGAAGGATGCCGTCGAGTTGGACCTACGGCCACGGTTCCCACTGTTCGGGGGTTGGCAGACGCACTACACGCTCGGCTACAACGTGCCCAGCTTCGAGTATCTGTTCCAGAATGGCGACAACTTTCTGCTGAAGATGCGCGTCATCGATCACATTTTCGACGACATGACGATCGATGAGGTGGTGACGAAGATCATTCTGCCCGAGGGCTCCACCAACATCAAGCTGATCGCCCCGTTCTCGGTGACCCGGCATCCGGACGCGCTGCACTACACCTACCTGGACACGTTCGGCCGACCGGTCATCACGTTTAGCAAGCGCAATCTGGTCGAAAACCACATCAACGACTTCAATCTCAAGTACAACTTTTCGCGCGTCATGATGCTCCAGGAaccgttgctggtggtgggcttCCTGTACGTTCTGTTTGTGTTCGTCATCGTCTGGATGCGGCTGGACTTTTCGATCATCAAGGAAAGGGATCCGCACCAGCACAAGGACTAAGCGGGTGTGCGTTGGGGGAGCGGTTCCCTGGGGACGGAGGCGAGTCACCAATTATTTCTGTCCGCTTTCATCGATCACCAAACGCCGGTCCGCGCGCGGTCCTTATCTCTAATTGTGCAGATTTAGTTTCATTCTTCCGATGAGGTTGCATCGATTAGTCCACGCGAGCAACGTTTCATGCTGTTCGCCGAATATTCCATTGACCACAGATCGGCTTTACTAGTGGCGTTACTGTGCACCGTATCTGAACAAACTAAGAGTAGATGaataaaaccgaaataaatCGAAGCGGTACCGTGATTGGGAGGTTATTATTGGTCTTTTTGGCATTGCATCCAACTCTCATCATCCGTCACTCGTCCGGTTTGTTTTACAGAATTAGTTCCGGTCGATTTGTAACTTTCTCAAAAACCTATGAAATGCTTAACTATTGGTTACCTGAAGGGCGGGCGGATCAAACACGGTGTCGGTTCCAACGATTAGGCATGTTTCAACTGGTTATGGCTAGCATTGTTTATTGAATTTGTAATTTTGTCCAAATAACATAATGATTGATGGGTATACTTTCTTGAATGATACGCAGCATGACAGTATCGGTTGCACAGTTCGTATCGGAGTTTTATTGGTTATCAAACGTTTACGAAATGAAATCGTGCGTTTACGATCAATCCGATGCCTGCCTGAATTGGTTCGATTGGTTCGTCGATGATgagtaatttatttgattgCTTTAAAATGCCTTTTGATGGATTAAGGGGtcgcaaaaatgtaaaaacaaaaggaaTTCATTGTATCGGTTTGAGACGGGATTGAAGATTGCGAAGAAAATGTGCATTCTTCCTGTTCCCAATGGTGTAAATTAATAATGATGCCCGTTTCGAAATGTTTTTGCTACCAGAAAGAGTGGTTTTAGAAAGTGAGTCACGTGAGGGGCTTCTTGTATAGCTTGGTTCCGATTGAATACAGACACGTGTTCTACCACAATCCGATATAAAACGGTGATTTTCTCTCGCTAGAGTACTCCGGCATGAAACTCTATCAATTCTGATTCTGATGACATTATTAGCTGTTTTTAAAATTACTCAATTTGATATTTATATACTTGTTTTGCTTGCACGCGTCGTAACTTCTAGTTGATTTGCTGTGacagtatgtgtgtgtgtggtctcCCCTGGTCCTCCTGTCCGTAGTCGGCGAAAATTACCATTAAACTTGTAATAAAACTCACGCACAAAACCTCACAGCGCATAcggacacgacacgacacgacacggccgATCGCTGGCGGACCGCACGTTTAACCGAGACTTTCGACGCAGGTCGTGCTCAGCGAGGTGCCCTTCACAACCGTTTTGAATTGCTCCGGAATAGGTTGCTCGACCTGCGTGCCAAgtagaaaatattttccatatAAACAtgagcacggccacggccataaATTGCCGATACTCACGTAATCACCGGTGGCTCCCTTCGGGATCATCACGTTCATTTCGGACGACTTCGAGCTGACAATCTCGACGCCGAGCGAATCCGCCGATAGATACATCTGGCAACCGTCCGTCTTGTCGACGGAGATCGTCGGCACCTTACCGAGAACCTTTTCGGGagacacggaaacggaaccaaacTATTATTAAGCCGCTCGCCTCGCGGGGTCTACAGGGGCCACCACTCACCTGCATCTGCACGCTCTGGCAGTTGACGAACTCGGCCGACGAAACCATCGTGTCGAAGACGAGGGAACACTTTTTGCACGAGTCCATCACCACGCTGTTGATTTTGCCCTTGATCTGCAGCGCCGAGCCCTCGCACCGGAACATGTACACCACGTTGTTCATCTCGGCGTTCTCGACCACCAGATCGGCGTTGTTCTTCTGGTACTCGATCAGCCACTTCTTGCCGTCGCGCGTAAAGGACGGCGCCTTTGCCGGAGCCGCCACCGACTTGGTGTCATTGGTAACGCCCGCGGGGGCCTTGTACGGGGCGGGACCCGATCGGAGGCCGGGATTCTTGTGCGTTTGCATTTCGGACGTTACCTTCTTTAAACCTGTCGAAGAAAGCCCAGGGTCAGTGTGAGTTCCTCATTTCGAGAGAGCCCACCACCCAGCGCTTAACGAACCTTTCGTAATTTCGGCCCCCTGGTTGATTTGGGCAAACAGGGCGCTACGGTCGTCCCCTACGCCGCCCGCCGACATATCGCCCAGCGGCatcatcggtggtggcggcggcagaccgccgggtggtggtggcggtggaacgGCCGACCCGCCGACCACCGGTTTATCCTTGCCCGACCACACCAGCCCGGTCGTGTGGTGTTGCTTGATGAACTGTTGCAGTTCCGTGAGGGTCTGGATCCAGGCCCGAGCCCACTCCACGTGTGTCGCATCCTTTTCCTTCCAGTCCTTCAGCACCCGGTTGGTGTAGAACTGGCCGGCATCGTTCATCTCCTTCACATACGGACCGGGAGTTGGGGCCTACAGGGCGAGAGCAGTGAGATTGGAGCGATAATGCTTCTCAGAACACATCCACGGGACCGGTGCAGGGTCACTTACCACACAGACCCATCCCAGCGCGGGAATACTTTCGCTGATCGCGGACAGATGGTTGAAGAACGGTGAGGTACGGTGCTTCTCGCGGAAACTTTGGATGGTCGCAATCTTGTCCGAGGTAGGTTTCAGTAAACTTTGCAAATCGGCGTTCGACGACGGCGCACTCGAGGCCGCGGCCACCTTCAGGAACGTCAACTGGACGCTGGGGGGGAGAATGCAGAGAAACAGGCATTACACAGCCTGTGGCGAGCCCGTGACCGTGCCCGTGGTACTTACTCGAACGCTTCCTTCACGAACTGGGCCTGCGTGGCGACATCGCCGCCGATTTTGTTGGCCAGCGTCAGGAAGCTGGCGAACGAGCCGAGCACAATATCTTCGTACGCGTTAATACTCATCGTTCTCGATACTGGGTCCGCCGGCACTACTACGGCACTGTTCTGCGTGGCGAACGATAATACTGCGTTGTCTCGTTGCTCTTGAGCGGTCAAAGGATTAGTATGGTTTAAAAAAGCGGATGAGTGAGTATGTATTACAGTGGATagttcggtggtggtggtggcggcggtggcgctgctgctcccgTGTGCCGGCAGCCGATCGGTAAACGCGGGGAAGAGGCTACTCTCGAGACTGTCGATCTGCTGGTGCAAGAACGACGCCGAAGGTGGTGGTGTCGAGGGAAGAACCGTCGGTAGGTCGCGCTGTTCGGAGGGTTCTTTCGTCAAAAATGCATTCCGGTTCACAACTGCCCTGCGAGTGACCGTGTTCGCCGCCCTGCCGTCGTTGGTCTGGATTGCCGCCTTGCCCACCACACAAGCGTCTTTCAGAATACGCCGAGTTTCTTCCAACTCTCGCGCCGAAACCGTACGCTCTAGCCGATCCACAATACGCTCCAGGCGATCGATCAAACACTCTAGCTCACGCGCCGACGAAGGCTTCAGATCCGGATCACAATCTGCGGGAGGAAAAAAGGACGgcattaaaaaaattgaatcgCTTGTGAAAAACACGCAGGTTAACAAAAACGTGTAAGAAAAAACgatagaaaaagaaataatactATTTTGTTGAATGGTAACCTCCCTTCAGGGAACCTATTTTTGGAAGTGTCACCAAAAACTGATCAAAAGCAATTGGGCAGCAATTTTCAATGTTCGGGCCCTTCCACGAATCTGCCGCCAAAAATTTCCACCATTGCTGGCCACcgagcacacgcacacgcttgCGTCACGCGAGAAGGCCGTTCGGCCCCCGCGATCTATTCTCGATTTATTCTCCCCGATctcctgctgccggtggccggttcccAAAAATACTCATTCGCCACTTTAAAACGGCTTAATGATGACCGTGAACACGCGAAGGAAACCGCACACTTTGTGTTGGCCTCCTACGGAGTCGACCTTAAGCTGAAAGATCCCCTTAGAAAGCAATTTCCACGATTCACTCCTATTACGTCACCGAGAGGGACGTGCCACCCTAAACACTGGACCAGAGGCACGGAAAACACTTTCCAAACTGACTCAAACTCCGACACAGACCGACCCAGACCCCACGCTTGTTGGCGCACATTACCTGGATTGGAGCATGTTTTCACATCGTGAATGATCAGCGTACGCCCGAAACAGGCGCTCAGCGCTTGACCCATTCAGTGGacacaccaaaccaaaaccgcAGAAGAACGACgaacaaaaaggcaaaacaattcacacacacgcgcacacaacGGGCGCCAGGATGCTGCGCCGGGGGGGCACAGGCCAGGAGCTCCTCctccggctggccgggcaCGAAATTCCAACCCAGCGCCCGGCGGATGGTGGTtttgggaagtcccaatccAAACTCGGTTTTCGGCGAATTTAAAATTCGCCAATACTATCGCGCATGGGCGCGTGTGTGGTGCGATGCGCGTAATTGTGGGCAATTAGCAAACTTCTTCGTGACGTTGGCCACCTTTGCCGAGAGTGTGGTGGCAACACCACCGGATGATGCTTGTTTTTGGAGAGAGCGAAAAGGAGAAGAATAAAAATCAGCACGATCCGGTGTCGCGACGAGATTGAACTTGGAAAACTGGCCActcgtgtgtgcgcgtgtatgtgtgtgccgccgggAGAGGAAAACTCGGTGCGCGGTCTAGGGTGGTGTACTAAATTTAAAATCGCGTTCAAAACACGGGTGCGACCCGTTTTCGGGGGGATGTCGCCACGACGCGCACGCTACTACTGGGGCCGCTCACCAGGGACCGGGCGTAAGGCGAGAATCGTCCGTCATCGAGAGTGAGTAGTGTGTGGGCGCCGCTCGCGATCGTCAGTGAGAGATGCGTCCCATCAAGGGGGTCCAACAAGTGGTACGCACAGACACCAGTCAACGCATTCAATTAATGTGGCCCCCTCAgaacggtggccatcgttcCGAGAATATCCTCCTTCGcggaacccacacacacgcgccagCACACACGCCTATGCTAATGTTGATGGCGAATTACGAGACTTTAAACATAATTAAGAAGCGCgcaggagagaaagagagagcgacgTTAACACGGTAAACGTTCATTGAAACACGCCACCACCATGCGGACGCTGTGATTAATAATGTATATATCGAACCTAGATTAACGCGCCGCTCTCGGGCCAGAGACGGGTTGGCGAGAAAATGAATCATAAATCGCGCGGCACGTGACACGACGACGCCCGGGAGCGCGACGGGCCGGGCAGGGACTCTCATTTAACGGTGCGGCCAACCATCACCGAGAGGCAACAACGCGAACACGATTATTGGGGCCCGCGGCAGATGATGGGGCTTACGTCATCAGAATTCAACGCTCCACCGAGATGCGGTCATCGGGGCTTCCATCCCCTATGACGGTAATGATGCGCTCGGGGCGTTGGTTCTTTCGCCCGAAATACGCTGCCAACCACTCACGgatcggaccgaccgaccgtgtgtGATGTTCTATGTGCTCAATCTTCAATCTTGTTCGGTCGTAAAAACGTGAAGCACCAGGCTTCTCCATTGGCAAACGGGTAAACGGGTTGGGAGACCGAGATTCTACCTCGGGCGCGGTTGTTTCGAAAACGTATTGCATTTTCTAATAATTGTTTATAACTTTTGGAACTCTAAAGCAGCCCCGGCGGTGCTGCTGAAAAAAGCCACAAAATAAGCACTTCCAGGAGTTGCAGTTTCGCAATCGTTTGTTATCGACACATTGGGAACCCACGGAGATAAGATTGCAGAATTGCAATCACTCCCATGTAACGCCCAATAACCGTTCGTTCCGTgccggttgttggtggtttaCTCGGTGGGTTTTACACACAATATGCGGGCAGGTTTTGCATTGATCTTGAATAATCCGTAAGTTCGACGAATTTCGACAGTCACCGGCACGCCGGTGAGAGTAGAAATAGCTCCACCGTTTTGAGAAAAAGCATACATATCGCAAGCGGCCATCCGTTACAGAGCACCGGACCGGGGATTAGGCATCCGGTTGGTGGCtacaaaacaggaaacgaacaaaaaacataacgtgtcacacgaaacgaaagaagagTAGAAATATAGTATTTTTGAATATAAAAACgtaaacgaacgaaagcaaagCGAGGTTAAAACGGGCGTTTAGCCAACCAAGGGCGGGCGGGCAGACAGTTGCGGGATCAGGAAAGTTCGAGAAATATGTTTATGCTTTGTTATGTATACCCTCCGATTCCTCCGTCTCCTCCGTCTGCACCTTGGCAATTTCGGGCCCGAGCGGATCAAAGCGAACCCGGTGCTCCACGGCGGCGTGGGCTGCATGGAGCAGTTCCGAGAAGAACCGATGCCGGCGTAATGCCAGCTCATCGCGCCCGATGGGCGTAGTCGGTGGCTCCATAATGCCACCCTCTTCCCTGGAggcgttcgattgtttttttcgttttggttttcagtttcgtttcggttcgatgTAAGGCGTCGTTCACGGCGAGAAAAAACGATCGGTAAGAAATGTTTCTGTAAattcttttgtgttttgttttttgcatgATTGAAACAAGCAAATCAGGTTGcgataaaaacaaactcaaacGAATGAACAACGCGCCAGAGCAAGAGAACTGAAACTGACCACTAGAGTAACGGATCGTAAGCGAATGTAATGCTGAACAAACTACcagacagcggcggcggccagaaaatgtaacgaagcgaaaataaatctTCTTTGACTACGCgcgcatgatgatgatggtgatttaCAGTGATGGGTCTTTAATGGACAAACAGCCTGGTGGAACCGGAAAGAACTCAAAACTGCACTCAAATATAAAACAACTTTTTGttgcggcgatgatgatgatgcgaatggttggtgaagcaaaaaaagctcGCGGCAACGCGTCATCGACAGGCAGTACTAAGGAATAACGGGGTGATACCAACATCATGAGTCGATCCTCGGCGAACCAGTCCGGGAGCGCGATCATGCCCGGCAGCGAACCGCGCTTGGTCGCGAACGGTGTACACATGTCGCCCCGCGGCAATCTCGGTGGGATCGAGTCGGAGAACACGgaatcgtcgtcctcgggcgGCGGATACTCGGGCGGCGGTATCACCTCGGTGCTCTCGTTGTAGGCCACCCGCTTCTTGACCGACGACTTCGACGACGAGCGGCGCGACAGGCAGCTCTCGCGGAAGGAAACCTGCGTCCGAATGGTCGTATCGTCACTGTTGACCGACTCcttccggctgctgctgttgtccgCCTCGATCCCGGACGGGCTGTCCCCGTTGGTGGGAGCCGTACGCGGGGCCGACTCCGACAGCGTCGACGTGTCGTCGTGTTCGCCGCCGCTCGAATGCTTCGATGAAACCTGAGCCTCGTTGTTGGGCGACAGTTCCGCcgaaccaccggaaccggtcgtcccggtgcccggcagtggcggcgacggcggtgtaATCGAGCTCGTGCCATCCTCTTCCAAGGGCTGCGCCGCTGCGACGGCCACGTGTCTCGCCGTTTCCCTCTCCCCGCAGCCCTTCTTCTCGCTCGAAGGGCTCGATTCGTTGTCA
It includes:
- the LOC128275252 gene encoding dolichyl-diphosphooligosaccharide--protein glycosyltransferase subunit 1 yields the protein MAKFVLLVVAAAALFAGATVQAAIDMELENKAVDRTIDLTSQLVKISYKITLEHKSKLPISTYLFLVPEAERDRLAFISAKDSAKKELKLTETSTPKGVTFSMTLPAGSAAPVVYIDTVFTKSLKPFPSAIGQSERQLVQYFGNVYFYSPYKTLTQKTTVHLSSRNVESYTQFKPSSQADSTITYGPYDNVVAFSQEPMTVHFENFTPFLTVTRLERTIEVSHWGNIAVEETIDILHSGATLKGAFSRYDYQKDTRSNQPSVKSYKTLLPASASGVYYRDTNGNISTSALRTLKDAVELDLRPRFPLFGGWQTHYTLGYNVPSFEYLFQNGDNFLLKMRVIDHIFDDMTIDEVVTKIILPEGSTNIKLIAPFSVTRHPDALHYTYLDTFGRPVITFSKRNLVENHINDFNLKYNFSRVMMLQEPLLVVGFLYVLFVFVIVWMRLDFSIIKERDPHQHKD
- the LOC128275248 gene encoding adenylyl cyclase-associated protein 2 isoform X2 produces the protein MSINAYEDIVLGSFASFLTLANKIGGDVATQAQFVKEAFDVQLTFLKVAAASSAPSSNADLQSLLKPTSDKIATIQSFREKHRTSPFFNHLSAISESIPALGWVCVAPTPGPYVKEMNDAGQFYTNRVLKDWKEKDATHVEWARAWIQTLTELQQFIKQHHTTGLVWSGKDKPVVGGSAVPPPPPPGGLPPPPPMMPLGDMSAGGVGDDRSALFAQINQGAEITKGLKKVTSEMQTHKNPGLRSGPAPYKAPAGVTNDTKSVAAPAKAPSFTRDGKKWLIEYQKNNADLVVENAEMNNVVYMFRCEGSALQIKGKINSVVMDSCKKCSLVFDTMVSSAEFVNCQSVQMQVLGKVPTISVDKTDGCQMYLSADSLGVEIVSSKSSEMNVMIPKGATGDYVEQPIPEQFKTVVKGTSLSTTCVESLG
- the LOC128275248 gene encoding adenylyl cyclase-associated protein 2 isoform X1 translates to MGQALSACFGRTLIIHDVKTCSNPDCDPDLKPSSARELECLIDRLERIVDRLERTVSARELEETRRILKDACVVGKAAIQTNDGRAANTVTRRAVVNRNAFLTKEPSEQRDLPTVLPSTPPPSASFLHQQIDSLESSLFPAFTDRLPAHGSSSATAATTTTELSTVIHTHSSAFLNHTNPLTAQEQRDNAVLSFATQNSAVVVPADPVSRTMSINAYEDIVLGSFASFLTLANKIGGDVATQAQFVKEAFDVQLTFLKVAAASSAPSSNADLQSLLKPTSDKIATIQSFREKHRTSPFFNHLSAISESIPALGWVCVAPTPGPYVKEMNDAGQFYTNRVLKDWKEKDATHVEWARAWIQTLTELQQFIKQHHTTGLVWSGKDKPVVGGSAVPPPPPPGGLPPPPPMMPLGDMSAGGVGDDRSALFAQINQGAEITKGLKKVTSEMQTHKNPGLRSGPAPYKAPAGVTNDTKSVAAPAKAPSFTRDGKKWLIEYQKNNADLVVENAEMNNVVYMFRCEGSALQIKGKINSVVMDSCKKCSLVFDTMVSSAEFVNCQSVQMQVLGKVPTISVDKTDGCQMYLSADSLGVEIVSSKSSEMNVMIPKGATGDYVEQPIPEQFKTVVKGTSLSTTCVESLG